A section of the Triticum dicoccoides isolate Atlit2015 ecotype Zavitan chromosome 7A, WEW_v2.0, whole genome shotgun sequence genome encodes:
- the LOC119331936 gene encoding protein IRX15-LIKE-like, with protein sequence MKGLGGGPKVLLVHSSSNKPSGGGSGSPWMGRRRLWLVVFLACFACVSLASLLSAARDASSAVGARRRATGSASGARLAVSAGARRAAAAKGDEAAGPGLPAYVFDALVQYAAVGGNTSGSMPAADVRAIAAALKRRAPCNLLVFGLGGETPLWRALNHGGRTVFLDENQWYVSHLEGRHPGLEAYDVAYTTTVREFPDLLEAARAARAAECRPVQNLLFSDCRLAINDLPNQLYDVAWDVILVDGPRGYTASSPGRMSAIFTAGVLARARKEEGAATDVLVHDYEREVERACSREFLCEENRVPASSTRSLAHFVIRGGRAVRRDAFCGRAAAATDTAAQ encoded by the exons ATGAAGGGGCTGGGGGGCGGGCCGAAGGTGCTGCTGGTGCACTCCTCGTCCAACAAGCCGTCCGGCGGCGGGTCGGGGTCGCCGTGGATGGGGCGGCGCCGGCTGTGGCTCGTCGTCTTCCTGGCCTGCTTCGCGTGCGTGTCCCTCGCCTCGCTGCTCTCCGCCGCGCGCGACGCGTCCTCGGCCGTCGGCGCCAGGCGGAGGGCCACGGGGTCGGCTTCGGGGGCCAGGCTCGCAGTGTCGGCGGGCGCGCGGAGGGCCGCGGCTGCGAAGGGGGATGAGGCGGCGGGGCCGGGGCTGCCGGCGTACGTGTTCGACGCGCTGGTGCAGTACGCGGCGGTGGGCGGCAACACGTCCGGGAGCATGCCGGCGGCGGACGTGCGCGCCATCGCGGCGGCGCTGAAGCGGCGGGCCCCCTGCAACCTGCTGGTGTTCGGGCTGGGCGGGGAGACGCCGCTGTGGCGCGCGCTCAACCACGGCGGGCGCACCGTGTTCCTGGACGAGAACCAGTGGTACGTGTCCCACCTGGAGGGGCGGCACCCGGGGCTGGAGGCCTACGACGTGGCCTACACCACCACCGTCCGCGAGTTCCCGGACCTCCTCGaggccgcccgcgccgcccgcgccgccgagtGCCGCCCCGTCCAGAACCTCCTCTTCTCCGACTGCCGCCTCGCCATCAACGACCTCCCCAACCAGCTCTACGACGTCGCCTGGGACGTCATCCTCGTCGACGGCCCGCGCGG GTACACGGCGTCGTCGCCGGGGCGGATGTCGGCGATATTCACGGCGGGCGTGCTGGCGCGGGCGCGGAAGGAGGAGGGCGCGGCGACGGACGTGCTGGTGCACGACTACGAGCGGGAGGTGGAGCGGGCGTGCTCCAGGGAGTTCCTGTGCGAGGAGAACCGCGTGCCGGCGAGCAGCACGCGGTCGCTCGCCCACTTCGTCATCCGCGGCGGCCGCGCCGTCCGCCGGGACGCCTTctgcggccgcgccgccgccgccaccgacaccgCCGCGCAGTAG